A stretch of the Medicago truncatula cultivar Jemalong A17 chromosome 5, MtrunA17r5.0-ANR, whole genome shotgun sequence genome encodes the following:
- the LOC25494727 gene encoding uncharacterized protein: protein MQITGGYRCIENALRKITSIIRNNPLTNEVLAEARIKPSFPLNKDTVRSKFITRKKSSFPFARVPPQNAGVYQAKKVTENGESHTNLIENVEPGRGNIVATVTNTTVEIIVSEHVFGSVYGEDGGNLDRIRQISGADVTVFDPSSTGTSGGKVVISGTPDQTFAAQSLLQADG, encoded by the exons ATGCAGATCACTGGTGGATACAGATGCATAGAAAATGCTCTACGTAAAATCACTTCTATAATTAGGAATAATCCTTTGACCAATGAGGTGCTTGCTGAAGCAAGAATCAAACCAAGTTTTCCTTTAAATAAAGATACCGTTAGGAGTAAGTTCATTACCCGCAAAAAATCTTCCTTTCCTTTTGCAAGGGTTCCACCACAG AATGCAGGGGTCTATCAAGCTAAAAAGGTCACAGAAAATGGGGAATCACATACGAATTTAATCGAGAATGTGGAACCTGGCAG AGGAAACATTGTTGCCACTGTGACAAACACTACCGTGGAGATTATAGTCTCAGAGCATGTCTTTGGTTCTGTTTATGGTGAGGATGGCGGCAATTTAGATCGAATTAGACAG ATTTCAGGTGCAGATGTTACTGTATTTGATCCCAGCAGCACCGGTACAAGTGGAGGGAAGGTTGTGATATCTGGAACACCTGATCAAACATTTGCAGCTCAGAGTTTGCTTCAAGCTGATGGATAG
- the LOC25494728 gene encoding LOW QUALITY PROTEIN: pentatricopeptide repeat-containing protein At5g65570-like (The sequence of the model RefSeq protein was modified relative to this genomic sequence to represent the inferred CDS: inserted 1 base in 1 codon) has translation MNCYTSLIAQCTNKKSLTTLKSLHTHILKSGSLFSFFGHKLIDGYIKCSVITEARKLFDEMPNRHIVTWNSMISSHVSRGKTKEAIELYSNMLFEGVLPDAYTFSAIFKAFSEMGVSREGQKAHGLAVVLGFEVSDGFVATGIVDMYAKFGKMKDARFVFDRVLDKDVVLFTALIVGYNQHGLDGEALEVFEDMVGSRIKPNEYTLASVLVSCGNLGDLVNGKLIHGLVVKYGLESVVASQTSLLTMYSKCNMVEDSIKVFNSLAYASHVTWTSFIVGLVQNGREEVALSMFREMMRCSISPNHFTLSSILHACSSLAMLEAGEQIHAVTVKLGVDGNKFVDAALIHLYGKCGNVEKARSVFDSLTELDIVSINTMIYAYAQNGFGHEALELFERLKKLGLEPNVVTFISILLACNNAGLVEEGCQIFSLIRNNHSIELTRDHYTCMIDLLGRAKRFEEATMLIEEGKNPDVIQWRTLLNACKIHGEVEMAEKFMKKMLDQAPRDGGTHILLTNIYASAGKWDNVIEMKSAGRDLRLKKTPAMSWVDIDREVHTFMAGDLSHPRAHEISEMLHELIEKVITLGYNPDTKFVLQDLEEEKKISALYYHSEKLAIAFALWKTCGKNTAIRIFKNLRVCGDCHSWIKFVSLLTXRDIIARDAKRFHHFKGGICSCKDYW, from the exons ATGAATTGTTACACTTCCCTCATTGCACAATGCACAAACAAAAAATCCTTAACAACCCTCAAATCACTTCACACCCATATCCTCAAATCCGGTTCCTTGTTTTCATTCTTTGGTCACAAGCTCATTGATGGTTACATCAAATGCAGCGTCATCACTGAAGCACGCAAGTTGTTCGATGAAATGCCCAACAGACACATagttacttggaattcaatgaTCTCTTCTCATGTTAGCCGTGGGAAGACCAAAGAAGCTATTGAGCTTTACAGCAACATGCTCTTTGAGGGTGTTTTACCGGATGCTTACACCTTCTCCGCAATCTTTAAGGCTTTTTCAGAAATGGGAGTTTCACGTGAGGGGCAGAAAGCGCATGGGTTGGCTGTGGTTTTGGGTTTTGAGGTGTCGGATGGGTTTGTTGCAACCGGCATTGTTGATATGTACGCGAAATTTGGTAAAATGAAGGATGCCCGTTTTGTGTTTGACCGTGTTTTGGATAAAGACGTTGTCTTGTTCACTGCGTTGATTGTTGGGTATAATCAACACGGTCTTGATGGTGAAGCTTTGGAGGTTTTTGAAGATATGGTCGGTAGTAGAATTAAGCCGAATGAATATACTTTGGCGAGTGTTTTGGTTAGTTGTGGTAATCTAGGAGATTTAGTTAATGGTAAATTGATTCATGGTCTTGTTGTTAAGTATGGTTTGGAATCTGTTGTTGCTTCGCAAACTTCGCTTCTTACTATGTATTCAAAATGCAACATGGTTGAGGATTCCATAAAGGTATTTAATAGCCTTGCTTATGCAAGCCATGTGACTTGGACATCTTTTATAGTTGGTCTTGTGCAGAATGGTAGAGAGGAGGTTGCTTTGTCAATGTTTAGGGAAATGATGCGGTGTTCGATAAGTCCGAATCATTTCACATTGTCTAGTATTCTTCATGCTTGTTCAAGCCTTGCAATGCTTGAAGCAGGGGAACAAATCCATGCCGTAACCGTGAAACTAGGAGTTGATGGAAACAAGTTTGTTGATGCTGCACTGATTCATTTGTATGGAAAATGTGGAAATGTAGAAAAGGCAAGGTCTGTTTTTGATTCGTTGACCGAGTTAGACATAGTATCCATAAACACAATGATCTATGCTTATGCACAAAACGGTTTTGGGCATGAAGCTCTTGAGCTATTTGAAAGATTGAAAAAGTTGGGACTTGAACCTAATGTCGTGACATTTATTAGCATTCTCTTGGCATGTAACAATGCAGGATTAGTTGAAGAAGGGTGTCAAATCTTTTCTCTCATCAGGAACAACCACAGCATTGAATTAACAAGAGATCATTATACTTGTATGATTGATCTGTTAGGAAGAGCTAAGAGATTTGAAGAGGCTACGATGTTGATAGAGGAGGGGAAAAATCCAGATGTGATACAATGGAGGACGCTGCTGAATGCATGTAAGATTCATGGAGAGGTAGAGATGGCGgagaaatttatgaaaaaaatgctTGATCAAGCTCCTAGGGATGGAGGAACTCATATTCTCTTGACAAATATTTATGCTTCAGCTGGAAAATGGGACAATGTGATCGAGATGAAAAGTGCAGGAAGAGATTTGAGGTTGAAGAAAACTCCTGCAATGAGTTGGGTTGATATAGATCGGGAAGTTCATACTTTTATGGCAGGAGACTTATCTCACCCAAGAGCTCATGAAATTTCAGAAATGTTGCATGAATTAATAGAGAAGGTTATAACTCTGGGTTATAATCCTGATACCAAATTTGTGTTGCAGGATTTGGAGGAAGAGAAAAAGATTAGTGCTTTATATTATCACAGTGAAAAATTAGCTATAGCTTTTGCTTTATGGAAGACTTGCGGTAAGAATACTGCTATCAGGATTTTCAAGAATCTTAGAGTTTGTGGGGACTGCCACAGTTGgataaaatttgtttctttaCTTA GGAGAGATATAATTGCTAGAGATGCAAAGAGATTTCATCATTTTAAAGGAGGAATTTGTTCTTGTAAAGATTATTGGTGA